One Mycolicibacterium goodii genomic region harbors:
- a CDS encoding amidase: MSATRTHGLLSALADAQARGYRTATQLAEASLKRIGAASDLNAVVALDGEGALKRADEIDRLRKVGAALPPLAGVPTLIKDNTDVRGMRTTHGSLLYAESPPADRDDTITAQLRAAGAVIVGKTNLPEFAMESFTDNLVFGATHNPWRRDKSPGGSSGGSAAALAAGLAAVATGTDGGGSTRIPAALCGLLGLKPTSGVAGSSAARLPIDLSSTAPLAHTVADLRLLAELTLLPAHGDPSCVRGPDGSDLQRPVGKIFAVRRIAGDEAIDTDVETAFLDAVEHFGAALGREVQILDEGVLSSEADDVWATIYAAEDSYALGWDLAKAHHDALDQRIAPWIDRGMETTLDDYLRARRDRCRYVRVLDDLLQADNLLLAPTLTRSWLPADGKIDVPVGESVPINLFNTAALNLTGHPGLSVPAGEIDGMPFGMQVIAPRGRDLWLLGVAEIWERSHPWRLTAPAYEPLIDFTA, from the coding sequence GTGAGCGCGACACGAACCCACGGCCTGCTCAGCGCTCTGGCCGATGCGCAAGCCAGGGGATACCGCACAGCGACCCAACTCGCCGAGGCGTCGTTGAAACGCATCGGTGCCGCTTCCGATCTCAACGCCGTCGTCGCACTTGATGGCGAGGGCGCATTGAAGCGCGCGGATGAAATCGATCGGCTGCGCAAGGTGGGTGCTGCCCTGCCGCCCCTTGCTGGTGTCCCAACACTGATCAAGGACAACACCGACGTCCGCGGCATGCGTACCACCCACGGCTCACTCCTGTACGCCGAATCCCCGCCCGCGGACCGCGACGACACGATCACAGCTCAATTGCGCGCCGCCGGCGCGGTCATCGTCGGAAAAACCAATCTGCCCGAATTCGCGATGGAGTCATTCACCGACAATCTCGTCTTCGGTGCCACACACAACCCGTGGCGGCGCGACAAATCTCCCGGCGGGTCGAGCGGCGGGTCGGCGGCCGCTCTCGCCGCGGGCCTCGCGGCCGTCGCGACGGGGACCGACGGAGGCGGGTCCACTCGGATACCAGCTGCGTTGTGTGGTTTGCTCGGGCTCAAGCCGACCAGCGGCGTCGCCGGCAGCTCTGCGGCACGCCTGCCGATCGATCTGTCATCGACCGCGCCGCTGGCGCATACGGTGGCCGATCTGCGACTGTTGGCCGAACTGACTTTGCTCCCAGCCCATGGGGACCCATCGTGCGTCCGTGGGCCTGACGGCTCCGACCTCCAACGCCCAGTCGGGAAAATCTTCGCAGTCAGGCGAATCGCCGGGGACGAAGCCATCGACACCGACGTCGAGACCGCGTTCCTCGATGCGGTGGAGCATTTCGGGGCCGCACTGGGACGCGAAGTGCAGATCCTCGACGAGGGTGTTCTCAGCTCCGAGGCGGACGACGTGTGGGCCACCATCTACGCGGCCGAAGATTCGTACGCGCTGGGATGGGACCTCGCGAAGGCGCATCACGACGCGCTCGATCAAAGGATCGCACCGTGGATTGATCGAGGGATGGAGACAACACTCGACGACTACCTCCGGGCCCGACGCGACCGCTGCCGATACGTCCGCGTACTCGACGACCTGTTGCAGGCCGACAACCTCCTCCTGGCCCCAACGTTGACCAGATCGTGGTTGCCCGCCGACGGCAAAATCGACGTCCCCGTCGGCGAGTCGGTACCCATCAACTTGTTCAACACCGCCGCTCTGAACCTGACCGGGCACCCCGGCCTCAGCGTGCCTGCCGGGGAAATCGATGGCATGCCGTTCGGCATGCAGGTCATCGCACCTCGTGGTCGCGACCTCTGGCTACTCGGCGTCGCCGAGATATGGGAGCGCTCACACCCATGGCGGCTCACCGCGCCCGCCTATGAGCCACTGATCGACTTCACCGCCTGA